From one Anaerococcus prevotii DSM 20548 genomic stretch:
- the smpB gene encoding SsrA-binding protein SmpB encodes MKLLANNKKAYHDYFIEEKYEAGLSLLGSEVKSIKKGKVSIKESFISDRKGEMFIYGMHVTPYSQAYDKDIDPTRTRRLLLHKKEINKLIGKKTQAGYTVVPLKIYERDGLVKLELALAKGKKQYDKRESIKAKDDKRKMDRALKNY; translated from the coding sequence ATGAAATTATTAGCCAACAATAAGAAGGCTTATCATGATTATTTTATAGAAGAAAAATACGAAGCAGGACTTTCACTTCTGGGAAGTGAAGTAAAATCAATCAAGAAAGGGAAAGTTTCTATTAAGGAGTCTTTCATATCTGACAGAAAAGGGGAGATGTTTATCTACGGTATGCATGTCACCCCTTATTCTCAAGCCTATGATAAGGATATCGATCCAACTAGAACTAGGAGACTCCTCCTTCACAAGAAGGAAATAAATAAATTAATAGGCAAAAAAACTCAAGCAGGCTATACAGTAGTTCCCCTTAAAATCTATGAGAGAGATGGCTTAGTTAAATTAGAGCTTGCCCTTGCCAAAGGTAAGAAGCAATACGATAAGAGAGAATCCATCAAGGCTAAGGATGATAAGAGGAAGATGGATAGGGCTCTTAAGAATTATTAA
- the thyX gene encoding FAD-dependent thymidylate synthase — MSNKSTLKVKLLNYTPRAEETIAQAGKLCYSQVGVDEIAEKQDEESIARYVKMLQNLGHLSPIEHVSFTFAVEGVSRVLTHQLVRHRLASYSQQSQRYVKLDQFEYIMPKEIDENEEAREIFIRQMEESQKAYDDLTDILFEKHYQSFMDEGQDEKSAKRSASKKAIEDARYVFPNACETKIVFTMNARNLLHFFNMRSCLRAQWEIRDLSDQMIRLVKDIYPNLFLNAGPSCINGPCPEGKMTCGKIKQVREKYKNI; from the coding sequence ATGTCAAATAAAAGCACACTCAAAGTTAAGCTACTTAACTACACACCTAGGGCAGAAGAGACTATAGCTCAGGCGGGCAAACTCTGCTACTCACAAGTTGGAGTAGATGAAATAGCCGAAAAACAGGACGAAGAGTCTATTGCTAGATATGTAAAAATGCTTCAAAATCTCGGTCATCTTTCTCCGATTGAGCATGTCTCCTTTACCTTTGCCGTAGAGGGGGTATCTAGGGTCTTGACCCACCAGCTAGTCCGTCACAGGCTCGCCTCCTATTCTCAACAGTCCCAAAGATATGTGAAGCTCGACCAATTTGAGTACATAATGCCTAAAGAAATCGACGAAAATGAAGAAGCAAGAGAAATATTTATTAGGCAAATGGAAGAAAGCCAGAAGGCTTATGATGACTTGACTGATATTTTGTTTGAAAAACATTACCAAAGCTTTATGGATGAAGGTCAAGATGAAAAATCAGCCAAAAGATCTGCTAGTAAAAAGGCCATAGAGGATGCAAGATACGTCTTCCCAAATGCTTGTGAAACAAAGATTGTTTTTACTATGAATGCAAGAAATCTCCTTCATTTTTTCAATATGAGATCATGCCTAAGGGCCCAATGGGAGATAAGAGACCTGTCAGATCAGATGATAAGACTCGTAAAAGATATTTATCCAAATCTCTTCCTAAATGCAGGTCCATCTTGTATTAATGGCCCTTGCCCAGAAGGTAAGATGACTTGCGGGAAAATAAAGCAAGTGCGCGAAAAGTATAAAAATATATAA
- a CDS encoding histidine phosphatase family protein, translating into MKIILVRHGQTQANISWKYSTDDTILAESGLYILDKTKKLLDYYKIDKVYTSDLIRSQQTAKRLGFDDFTIDKRLNEMNFGDFRGRGIDEVRESEKDFFLKEEKDYFNIKYPSGESRNDVIKRTSDFLEEKSREEDGTILCISHGIAIRSTLFWILKDLDNWGSFWIDNGSLTIYNIEDDKRLIESVNKI; encoded by the coding sequence ATGAAAATTATTTTAGTAAGACATGGCCAAACCCAAGCTAATATTTCTTGGAAATATTCTACAGATGATACTATCTTAGCGGAAAGTGGCCTTTATATATTAGATAAAACAAAAAAATTACTAGACTACTATAAGATAGATAAGGTTTATACATCAGATCTTATAAGAAGTCAACAGACCGCAAAAAGATTAGGCTTTGATGATTTTACGATTGATAAAAGATTGAATGAAATGAACTTTGGAGACTTCAGAGGTCGTGGGATTGATGAGGTAAGAGAAAGTGAAAAGGACTTTTTCCTTAAGGAAGAAAAGGATTATTTTAATATCAAATACCCATCTGGTGAATCAAGAAATGATGTGATTAAAAGGACTAGTGATTTTTTAGAAGAAAAGTCTAGAGAAGAAGACGGTACAATTCTTTGTATATCACATGGCATAGCCATAAGATCAACTCTTTTTTGGATATTAAAAGATTTAGACAATTGGGGAAGCTTTTGGATAGATAACGGCTCTCTTACAATCTACAATATCGAAGATGATAAGAGACTAATTGAAAGTGTAAATAAAATATGA
- a CDS encoding metallophosphoesterase, translating to MIYAIADLHLDYTENKSMEVFGDGWANYQDRIFSNWEKIINDDDTVLIPGDISWAMSVEEARIDLGKIDKMKGKKILMKGNHDYWWSSLKKLEELGLSTLSFLQNNHFEVEGYDICGTRGWISKDNKDFDEHDLKIYKRELIRLENSFRESKSNKRIVLLHYPPLNADGSFNEFFDLCKEYKVSKLIYGHLHGVGHKLIKEGNIEGIEVSCVAGDYIDFMPVRIG from the coding sequence ATGATATATGCAATAGCAGATTTACATCTTGATTATACAGAGAATAAGTCCATGGAAGTTTTTGGTGACGGTTGGGCTAATTACCAGGATAGGATTTTTTCTAATTGGGAAAAGATCATAAATGATGACGATACCGTCCTTATACCAGGAGATATTTCCTGGGCTATGAGCGTCGAAGAAGCAAGGATCGACCTAGGAAAAATCGATAAGATGAAGGGGAAGAAAATACTCATGAAAGGCAACCACGATTACTGGTGGTCTTCCCTGAAAAAACTTGAAGAATTGGGCCTTTCTACTTTATCCTTCCTTCAGAACAATCATTTTGAAGTCGAAGGATATGATATTTGTGGAACCAGGGGCTGGATTTCCAAAGATAATAAGGACTTTGATGAACACGATTTAAAGATATATAAGAGAGAGCTTATTAGGCTTGAAAATTCATTTAGAGAAAGTAAGAGTAATAAGAGGATAGTCCTCCTCCATTATCCGCCCCTAAATGCGGATGGAAGCTTTAATGAGTTTTTTGACTTATGTAAGGAATATAAGGTATCTAAACTCATTTACGGTCACTTACATGGAGTAGGACATAAGTTAATCAAAGAAGGGAATATAGAAGGCATAGAGGTCTCTTGCGTTGCGGGAGATTATATTGATTTTATGCCAGTAAGGATAGGATAA
- a CDS encoding ATP-binding protein, with product MTRVFIKEIHIISFGKFEDKKIRFDENFNLIYGKNETGKSTVTNFIEGLLYGFDEGKNKKSFSYKKEAYKPKLSYKYAGSGIFNKDGIDLKVTRNFEDGSYKLINLSSGDEIPSKDSNLGFPGEYILDMTYDIYKNYLTSFQGQRSEQKAKEKLIESLANQDIDYDFSANKAIGILDDKLNKLGSDRAYTKPYLKVKTEIKEIEDRLYEIKSYKKSYEKDFKRLDYNKKRQRSLREKYEKDKEKLDSYKKYRANQNYKDYKKWTDELYKINESIGSYSDVFGLDEEYFLSLEKNLGQSKKSHSSNTKYIVFIQVLLFTFLGFSINKYFYLLALSFMLVFIFLINSTKKTEDSRNDLSQYNKLRARFLKYKSLKKEKEKIEDVLSILRNQDIKDCESTFDLEDFENYDIEKAELNLDSYLDDLDKINVEISRDEKNLVSIEEKIEDEVDLVDRLHFLENKLVEIENKKRAINLAKSTIKEIIDENRNDFTNLNKRANQIIREISKNSFDSIIFDEKLNPKIRTKEGYDMMVDQLSKGFMDQLSFALKLSINEEAFSKIFMVYDDAFINYDLERLRNALFFLLDAASFRQIIYFTCHDREREVFESEGIKINYIDMEDV from the coding sequence ATGACTAGAGTTTTTATTAAAGAAATCCATATAATTTCCTTCGGGAAGTTTGAGGATAAGAAAATAAGATTTGATGAAAATTTTAATTTAATATATGGCAAAAATGAAACAGGTAAATCAACTGTGACGAATTTCATCGAAGGCTTACTATATGGATTTGATGAAGGAAAAAATAAGAAAAGTTTTTCTTATAAAAAAGAAGCCTATAAGCCCAAACTTTCCTATAAATATGCAGGAAGTGGAATTTTTAATAAAGATGGTATCGACCTAAAAGTAACAAGGAACTTTGAAGATGGTTCATACAAGTTGATTAATCTCTCAAGCGGAGACGAAATTCCTTCTAAGGATTCAAATCTTGGATTTCCTGGAGAATATATCCTAGATATGACCTATGATATCTATAAGAATTACCTTACAAGTTTTCAAGGGCAAAGGTCAGAACAAAAGGCCAAGGAGAAGCTAATAGAAAGCTTGGCCAACCAGGATATAGACTATGATTTCTCAGCAAATAAGGCCATTGGAATCTTAGATGATAAATTAAACAAATTAGGAAGCGATAGGGCCTACACTAAACCCTATCTTAAGGTAAAGACTGAAATCAAAGAAATCGAAGATAGGCTCTATGAAATAAAATCCTATAAAAAATCTTACGAGAAAGACTTCAAAAGACTTGACTATAATAAGAAAAGACAAAGATCTTTAAGGGAAAAATATGAAAAAGATAAAGAGAAATTGGATTCTTACAAGAAATATAGGGCAAATCAGAATTATAAAGATTATAAGAAGTGGACGGATGAACTCTATAAAATAAATGAATCAATAGGATCTTACAGTGATGTATTTGGACTTGATGAGGAGTATTTCCTATCCCTAGAAAAAAATTTAGGTCAAAGTAAAAAGTCTCATAGCTCAAATACGAAGTATATAGTTTTTATACAAGTCTTACTTTTCACATTTTTAGGTTTTTCTATAAATAAATATTTTTATCTACTCGCTTTAAGTTTTATGCTAGTATTTATTTTCTTAATAAATTCCACTAAAAAAACAGAAGATAGTAGAAATGACCTAAGCCAGTATAATAAATTGAGAGCAAGGTTTCTAAAATATAAGAGCTTAAAGAAGGAAAAAGAAAAAATAGAAGATGTCCTTTCAATACTTAGAAATCAGGATATTAAAGATTGTGAAAGTACTTTTGACCTAGAAGATTTTGAAAATTATGATATTGAGAAGGCAGAACTTAACCTAGATTCTTATCTAGACGATTTAGATAAAATAAATGTTGAGATTTCAAGAGATGAAAAAAACCTTGTAAGTATAGAGGAAAAAATAGAAGACGAAGTCGACCTAGTCGATAGATTACACTTCCTAGAGAATAAATTAGTTGAGATTGAAAACAAGAAGAGGGCTATTAATCTTGCAAAAAGCACTATAAAGGAAATTATCGATGAAAATAGGAATGATTTCACCAATTTAAACAAAAGAGCAAATCAGATTATTAGAGAAATAAGCAAAAATTCTTTTGACTCAATAATATTTGATGAAAAATTAAATCCTAAGATAAGAACTAAGGAAGGCTACGATATGATGGTAGATCAACTTTCTAAGGGTTTTATGGACCAACTATCTTTTGCTTTGAAACTTAGCATAAATGAGGAAGCTTTTTCCAAGATATTTATGGTCTATGACGATGCTTTTATCAATTATGACTTAGAAAGATTAAGAAATGCTCTATTCTTTCTTTTAGATGCCGCAAGCTTTAGACAAATTATCTATTTCACTTGCCATGATAGGGAGAGGGAAGTATTTGAGTCAGAAGGAATTAAAATTAACTATATAGATATGGAGGATGTATGA
- a CDS encoding FtsX-like permease family protein, with the protein MNKTYIKSIFADMKKTKGKVLSIMIMVALASLVVVGLLLSGPSMRKSLNNSLGEYKHPDLIVRSTYGLDFEDQALIRKEEGIDKINFIRASDLTIGEDIIRLKEYDSEIPKSVITEGKIPSKDDEIILDENLKDKYKIGDELSFSYINDEQKDDQKMARLKYKIVGFYKSSDHFMEDMKEISPLGKSEIAGFAYVLSNNFLSDKYHEANIVYKDLLNIDKTSSSYVKKINSKKDGLEYRIKNRPGQVLNKIRKDADKEISDAEDDLIDAEKKLSDNEKKLIESKNDLDEGFRKYEANKSEFNQEIVKGEKDLVKAKNNLDQGREKLEAGRREYQANLEKYEGEIKKAEEELDKKQKDLNIGLAQIDEPKKEMDKAYEELNEKFESSFNKLEEAEASLILEENYINAKKQDLEEAKSLEDQSNPDIIEKINQLNEEIQTSQASYEAGKAEYDKNKKELDEKYSQAKFELDQKLGELRAKEDELNKAQAQLDEANKKLANKKSSGKAELDKAYASIKNSEGELNQGQRDYENGLAELDRNKEEGKKKLAQAYDELIDGQKKYQDAKEKFDEEKAKASKDIDKAKKDIGDSKESLLTLQDPEYTVESIFDNRGIDTYYQNSLNMDRLSKVFPAFFYLVAMLVTLTTMKRYIEEQRIINGCLKSLGYTNRDIAKRFYIYGISPTIIGALLGAVIGRFIILKVIFKAYSTGFKVLEMDVINSLPALTISVLVSTLLIAFTVFISSKETVREVPANLLKAKAPDAGSKIFLERIKFLWKRLSFMAKITSRNLFRYKSRMLMTIFGVGGCTALLFFGFAMIDAIKDTSSIQQEEIQHYSLVSMINTKAKKEDLDSYNQLIESYDNIDVYNEKASLEKNREKLDLSIIVPENDKKLKDFVSLRDRKRNPIDLTKENIVITENIANKLGIKKGDKLRVDIDGENTEVIVGDISENYISDYMYISRKYYIDNIGKDLVYNSNLIKADPVEIKDKIDDNKAVNALINKTGAYESMDALLANLNLVISVITLISSALAIVVLYNITSINVGERKRELATIKVLGFYSKEVTSYIYREIFILTILGIVLGFFLGYAMFRYIIAIVAPEDIMIAYRTHIISYIIAAAITLVISLVILLFVHKDLKKIDMAEAMSSGE; encoded by the coding sequence ATGAATAAAACTTATATAAAAAGCATCTTCGCTGATATGAAGAAAACTAAGGGAAAGGTCCTATCTATTATGATAATGGTAGCTCTAGCAAGCCTGGTTGTAGTGGGACTTTTGCTTTCTGGGCCTTCAATGAGAAAAAGCCTAAATAATTCCCTAGGAGAATACAAGCATCCTGATCTAATAGTAAGGTCGACTTATGGCCTTGATTTTGAGGACCAGGCCCTTATTAGAAAAGAAGAAGGAATTGATAAGATTAATTTCATTAGGGCTTCTGATCTAACAATAGGCGAAGATATTATAAGGCTTAAAGAATACGATTCTGAAATACCCAAATCAGTGATTACAGAAGGAAAAATACCATCAAAAGATGACGAGATAATCCTCGATGAAAATCTTAAAGATAAATACAAGATCGGTGATGAGCTTAGCTTTTCCTATATCAATGATGAGCAAAAAGATGATCAAAAGATGGCAAGGTTAAAGTATAAGATAGTGGGTTTTTATAAATCATCTGATCACTTTATGGAGGATATGAAGGAAATTTCACCGCTTGGTAAAAGTGAAATTGCAGGATTTGCCTATGTTTTGTCTAATAATTTCTTGTCGGATAAGTATCATGAGGCAAATATAGTCTACAAAGATTTGCTTAATATTGATAAGACAAGCTCATCCTATGTCAAAAAGATAAATAGTAAAAAAGATGGTTTGGAGTATAGGATTAAAAATAGGCCTGGCCAAGTCTTAAATAAAATTAGGAAAGACGCTGATAAAGAAATATCAGATGCCGAAGATGACTTGATAGATGCTGAAAAAAAGCTTAGTGATAATGAGAAAAAGCTCATTGAAAGCAAAAATGACCTTGACGAAGGCTTTAGAAAGTACGAAGCAAATAAGAGTGAATTTAATCAAGAAATTGTTAAGGGAGAAAAAGACCTCGTTAAAGCAAAAAATAATCTAGATCAAGGAAGAGAAAAGCTTGAAGCAGGTAGAAGAGAATACCAAGCAAATCTCGAGAAATATGAAGGCGAGATCAAAAAAGCGGAAGAAGAGCTTGATAAAAAGCAAAAAGACTTAAATATAGGACTTGCTCAAATTGATGAACCTAAGAAGGAAATGGATAAGGCTTATGAAGAGCTTAATGAAAAGTTTGAGTCATCATTTAACAAGTTAGAAGAGGCAGAAGCAAGTCTTATTTTGGAAGAAAATTATATCAATGCTAAAAAACAAGACCTAGAAGAAGCGAAAAGCCTTGAAGATCAAAGCAATCCAGATATAATCGAAAAAATCAATCAGCTAAATGAAGAAATCCAAACCAGCCAAGCGAGTTACGAGGCTGGTAAGGCCGAATATGATAAAAATAAAAAAGAACTAGATGAAAAATACAGCCAGGCTAAATTTGAACTTGACCAAAAACTTGGAGAATTGCGAGCCAAGGAAGATGAGTTAAATAAAGCCCAGGCCCAACTTGATGAAGCTAATAAAAAGCTCGCAAATAAAAAATCTTCAGGCAAAGCTGAGTTAGATAAGGCATATGCTAGCATTAAAAATAGTGAAGGCGAGTTAAATCAAGGACAAAGAGATTATGAAAATGGTCTAGCTGAGCTTGATAGAAATAAGGAAGAAGGAAAGAAAAAACTTGCTCAAGCCTATGATGAATTAATTGATGGGCAAAAAAAATATCAAGATGCTAAGGAAAAATTCGATGAAGAAAAGGCAAAGGCTTCAAAGGATATAGATAAGGCCAAAAAAGATATTGGAGATTCAAAGGAAAGCCTCTTGACCTTACAAGATCCAGAATACACTGTAGAAAGCATCTTTGACAATAGAGGAATCGACACCTACTATCAAAACTCATTGAACATGGATAGATTATCCAAAGTTTTCCCGGCCTTTTTCTATCTAGTAGCGATGCTCGTAACACTTACAACAATGAAAAGATATATAGAAGAGCAAAGGATTATCAATGGATGTCTCAAATCTTTGGGTTATACTAACAGAGACATAGCCAAGAGATTTTATATATATGGCATAAGTCCAACGATTATAGGAGCTCTCTTGGGAGCTGTAATAGGAAGATTTATAATCCTAAAGGTGATATTTAAAGCTTATTCAACAGGATTTAAGGTCCTAGAAATGGATGTGATAAATAGTCTACCTGCTTTAACCATATCTGTTCTAGTATCTACTCTACTTATAGCCTTTACAGTTTTTATTAGTTCTAAGGAAACTGTTAGAGAGGTGCCTGCTAATCTATTAAAGGCAAAGGCTCCTGATGCAGGTAGCAAAATATTTCTTGAAAGAATTAAGTTCTTGTGGAAGAGACTATCCTTTATGGCAAAAATAACATCTAGGAATCTTTTTAGATACAAGTCCAGGATGCTGATGACTATATTTGGAGTTGGAGGATGCACGGCCCTGCTTTTCTTTGGCTTTGCTATGATAGATGCTATTAAGGACACATCAAGTATCCAGCAAGAAGAAATTCAGCATTATAGCCTAGTTTCTATGATAAATACTAAGGCCAAGAAGGAAGATCTTGATAGCTATAATCAACTTATAGAAAGTTACGATAATATTGATGTATATAATGAGAAGGCAAGTCTTGAAAAAAATAGGGAAAAACTTGATTTGTCTATAATAGTCCCAGAAAATGATAAAAAACTAAAGGATTTTGTAAGTCTTAGAGATAGGAAGAGAAATCCTATTGATTTAACTAAGGAAAATATAGTTATTACTGAAAATATAGCGAATAAATTAGGAATAAAAAAGGGGGATAAGTTAAGGGTAGATATAGACGGAGAAAATACTGAAGTTATTGTAGGAGATATAAGTGAAAATTATATCAGTGACTACATGTATATTTCTAGAAAATATTACATTGATAATATTGGAAAGGACCTAGTATATAATTCCAATCTAATCAAGGCAGATCCAGTAGAAATCAAAGATAAGATAGATGATAACAAGGCGGTTAATGCCCTAATCAATAAAACTGGAGCTTACGAGTCTATGGATGCTCTTTTGGCTAATTTGAATTTAGTTATAAGTGTTATCACCCTCATATCTTCAGCCCTCGCCATCGTCGTTTTGTATAATATAACAAGTATTAATGTCGGGGAAAGGAAGAGGGAGCTTGCAACTATCAAAGTCTTAGGCTTTTACTCTAAGGAAGTTACCTCTTATATTTATAGGGAGATTTTCATCCTAACCATACTTGGAATTGTCTTGGGATTTTTCTTAGGCTATGCTATGTTTAGATATATAATAGCCATAGTTGCACCAGAAGATATAATGATTGCCTACAGGACCCATATTATTAGTTATATAATCGCGGCAGCTATAACATTAGTAATTTCACTAGTGATTCTACTTTTTGTCCATAAGGATTTAAAGAAAATTGATATGGCAGAAGCAATGAGCTCTGGAGAATAA
- a CDS encoding metallophosphoesterase family protein, translated as MKFIHLADVHLADSFNFDKTLSKKIREASWQSLSNILQSNKDVDFALIAGDLFERAYFTASDFKRLFKIFEDFSKDIYYVSGNHDYFDSYNSIFLENSPENFHVFGSENLEVFEKDKLRVYGISYKDRIFSKDLDLAIKLDDEFFNIFLIHGDVDREESNYFSLNSKIMTETNFDYIAMGHIHKAHSLNNIYYPGSVEPHDFTDIYDYGYIRYDDGKVNFFDSSILKFYDFKLDFRDFDNEEDLLSYINHKLKNKKNIVRIEISSNKDIDQKFIRNNIDAIYKEIHIKEKKDLSYMISLFPNSLLSLYAKKFDSPKNEIENLALEMGLDAILRSKDD; from the coding sequence ATGAAGTTCATCCACTTAGCTGATGTCCACTTAGCAGATTCCTTTAACTTCGATAAGACTTTATCTAAAAAGATTAGGGAAGCTTCATGGCAGAGTCTATCAAATATTTTACAGTCTAATAAGGATGTTGATTTTGCTTTAATTGCAGGTGATCTTTTCGAAAGAGCATACTTTACAGCAAGTGATTTTAAGAGATTATTTAAGATATTTGAGGATTTTTCTAAGGATATTTATTATGTGAGTGGAAATCACGATTATTTTGATTCTTACAATAGTATCTTTTTGGAAAATTCTCCGGAAAATTTCCATGTCTTTGGCTCAGAAAATCTAGAAGTTTTTGAAAAAGATAAGCTAAGAGTATACGGGATTTCTTATAAGGATAGGATATTTTCTAAAGATTTAGACCTTGCGATAAAGTTAGATGATGAATTTTTCAATATATTTTTAATTCATGGAGATGTTGATAGGGAAGAATCTAATTATTTTTCTTTAAATTCAAAAATAATGACCGAGACTAATTTTGATTATATAGCCATGGGTCATATCCATAAGGCTCATAGTCTAAATAATATTTACTATCCGGGATCTGTTGAGCCTCATGATTTTACTGACATATATGATTATGGTTATATCAGATACGATGATGGAAAGGTTAATTTTTTCGATTCTTCTATCCTTAAATTTTACGATTTTAAACTAGACTTTAGGGATTTTGATAATGAAGAGGATTTACTTTCTTATATAAATCACAAATTGAAAAATAAGAAAAATATTGTAAGGATTGAAATATCAAGTAATAAAGATATAGATCAGAAATTTATAAGAAATAATATTGATGCAATCTATAAGGAAATCCACATTAAAGAAAAAAAAGATTTATCCTATATGATAAGTCTTTTCCCTAATTCTCTTTTATCTCTTTATGCCAAAAAGTTCGACAGTCCTAAAAATGAAATTGAAAATCTCGCCTTAGAAATGGGGCTTGATGCAATTCTTAGGAGTAAAGATGACTAG
- a CDS encoding ABC transporter ATP-binding protein — MSYIQLNNLTKEFKSGDTKIVANDKINFSLEEGRLLIIVGASGAGKTTLLNLIGGMDKATSGEILIDGKNLVGLSDRDLTEYRRNDVGFVFQHYNLIPNLTALENVEMASEISDNPLEAEKILEEVGLSHRLNNFPSQLSGGEQQRVAIARALAKNPKLLLCDEPTGALDYETGKNILRLLQDASRKMGATVVIITHNSLIKPMADQVIEIRDGRVDKDYINENPVSVDEIEW, encoded by the coding sequence ATGTCCTATATACAACTAAACAATCTAACAAAAGAATTTAAATCTGGAGATACTAAGATTGTCGCAAATGATAAGATAAACTTCTCTCTAGAGGAAGGAAGGTTATTGATAATAGTCGGAGCAAGTGGGGCTGGTAAGACAACTCTTCTTAATCTCATTGGTGGGATGGATAAGGCTACTAGTGGGGAGATTCTAATTGATGGGAAAAACCTAGTAGGTCTTAGCGATAGAGACCTTACCGAATATAGGAGAAATGATGTAGGTTTTGTATTTCAACACTATAATCTCATACCAAACTTGACTGCTCTTGAAAATGTAGAGATGGCTTCAGAAATTTCTGATAATCCACTAGAAGCAGAAAAAATACTCGAGGAGGTAGGACTTAGTCATAGATTAAACAACTTCCCTTCTCAACTATCAGGAGGAGAACAACAAAGGGTGGCCATAGCCAGGGCCTTAGCCAAAAATCCCAAGCTTTTACTTTGTGATGAGCCAACAGGTGCCCTAGACTATGAGACAGGAAAAAATATCCTTAGGCTTTTACAAGATGCTTCAAGGAAGATGGGAGCCACAGTAGTAATCATAACTCACAATTCATTAATAAAACCAATGGCAGATCAGGTAATAGAGATCAGAGACGGGAGAGTCGACAAGGACTATATCAATGAAAATCCTGTTTCAGTTGATGAGATAGAGTGGTAA